The following are encoded together in the Thermodesulfobacteriota bacterium genome:
- the rpsG gene encoding 30S ribosomal protein S7, with amino-acid sequence MPRRKVVIKREINPDPKYNSGLIAKFVNRIMLRGKKNVAQHILYRAMDIIRDRVGKNPEEVFNAALEHVKPVIEVKSRRVGGATYQVPVEVRPNRRVALAIRWIISYANSRAEKSMEEKLAAELVDAYNNRGSSIKKKEDTHKMAEANKAFAHYRW; translated from the coding sequence ATGCCCAGAAGGAAAGTAGTTATAAAGCGGGAGATTAATCCGGATCCAAAATATAATAGTGGATTGATAGCAAAATTTGTTAACCGGATTATGCTACGTGGTAAAAAGAACGTTGCCCAGCATATACTCTATCGGGCTATGGATATTATACGTGATCGGGTGGGTAAGAATCCGGAAGAGGTGTTTAATGCTGCTCTGGAGCATGTAAAACCGGTAATTGAGGTTAAGTCTCGCCGGGTGGGCGGCGCTACGTACCAGGTTCCTGTAGAGGTGCGGCCGAATAGAAGGGTGGCCCTGGCTATCCGCTGGATAATTAGCTATGCAAATTCACGGGCGGAGAAATCCATGGAGGAAAAACTGGCGGCAGAATTAGTCGACGCCTATAATAATCGCGGGTCATCGATAAAGAAAAAAGAAGATACACACAAGATGGCTGAAGCCAATAAGGCCTTTGCCCATTATCGTTGGTAA
- the rpsL gene encoding 30S ribosomal protein S12, with amino-acid sequence MPTVNQLVRSGRKKVKRKSSAPALKECPQKRGVCVRVYTTTPKKPNSALRKVARVRLTNGIEATSYIPGVGHNLQEHSVVLIRGGRVKDLPGVRYHIVRGALDTLGVQDRKKGRSKYGAKRPK; translated from the coding sequence ATGCCTACAGTTAATCAACTAGTTCGCAGTGGCCGGAAAAAGGTTAAGAGGAAGAGTTCTGCCCCTGCGTTAAAAGAGTGCCCGCAGAAGAGGGGGGTATGTGTGCGTGTCTATACTACGACGCCTAAAAAACCGAATTCTGCCTTGCGCAAAGTGGCCAGGGTGCGTTTAACAAATGGAATAGAAGCGACTTCCTATATTCCCGGGGTAGGACATAATTTACAGGAACATTCTGTGGTGCTGATACGCGGAGGACGCGTTAAGGATCTGCCGGGCGTGCGTTATCATATCGTCCGGGGTGCGTTAGATACGCTAGGTGTGCAGGATAGGAAAAAAGGGCGCTCCAAGTATGGCGCTAAGCGGCCCAAGTAA